The sequence below is a genomic window from Streptococcus pantholopis.
TGCAAGCCTTTTTAACATAGTAGAGCTCTTAAATTCAAAATTTCCGAACATTCCTTCTTATGCTAAAAAGACTGCATAATGCGAGGGCCTGCACCAGTCTGAATCCTGTATTGCAAAGCTTATCATTAAACTAATTGAAAAATGAAAATATGATGTCATTTTCATTTCAGTGTGATGTCTTTTCGTATCAATGATTTAAATTATAATTTTCAATAATATTTTCAACTGCTTTTTCCAGCGATTTAAAAAAAATGCTTATTTCGCCCTTTTCAATGACAGCAAATTTACCATCAATCTCTGCAATCTCGCCGATACTTTTTTTACCTATTGTCAAGCGGTAGCCAGTCACTGGACTGCCGCTGACCTGTACTTGACTGTCTGCCAATTCAACAGCAATTTTTTTATCTTTTTTACTCATAAAACTTGTCCTTTTCTATTGATAAATTTAAAAACATCAAGCATATAAGTCCTCTTTAGTATAGACCTTTTTTCAGACTCTGCCATGTTTCAAAACCATCTGTGTTTCCTTTTTTAATTTTACACAAATTTAAAAAAGCTTGCAAGAGCAAGCTTTTTCTTTTATTCCACTTTAGTAATCCAGCCTTTTGGTGCAACAATGTCACCAAACTGAATCCCGACCAGTTCATCATAAAGCCTGCGAGTAATCGGACCGACCTCTGTCTCACTGTAAAAGACATGCAGTCTGTCTTTAAACTGGATACCACCAATTGGTGAGATGACAGCAGCCGTTCCACAGGCACCGGCTTCAGTAAAGCGATCCAAATCAGCAATCGGAACATCGCCTTCTACAGCCTTTAAGCCGAGACGCTCTTCAGCCAAGTAAAGCAAAGAATACTTTGTTACAGAAGGCAGGATGGAAGGGCTTAAAGGTGTCACAAATTCATTGTCTCTGCTGATGCCAAAAAAGTTAGCTGAGCCGACTTCTTCTATTTTAGTGTGTGTGGCCGGATCAAGATAGATAACATCGGAAAATCCGGCAATATGGGCCTTGTCTCCAGGCAAAAGACTGGCGGCATAGTTGCCGCCGACTTTTGCTGCACCAGTACCGTAAGGCGCTGCTCGGTCAAAGTCTTCGGCTACGATAAAATTGGTCGGTGTTAAGCCTCCTTTGAAATA
It includes:
- a CDS encoding DUF2969 domain-containing protein — encoded protein: MSKKDKKIAVELADSQVQVSGSPVTGYRLTIGKKSIGEIAEIDGKFAVIEKGEISIFFKSLEKAVENIIENYNLNH
- a CDS encoding branched-chain amino acid aminotransferase; translated protein: MTVDLDWENLGFGYLKLPERYISYYKNGEWDNGQMTQDATLHISESSPALHYGQQAFEGLKAYRTKAGDIQLFRPDQNAERLQKTADRLLMPQVPTEKFIEACKAVVKANAEYVPPYGTGATLYLRPLLIGVGDSISVKPAEEYIFTVFAMPVGNYFKGGLTPTNFIVAEDFDRAAPYGTGAAKVGGNYAASLLPGDKAHIAGFSDVIYLDPATHTKIEEVGSANFFGISRDNEFVTPLSPSILPSVTKYSLLYLAEERLGLKAVEGDVPIADLDRFTEAGACGTAAVISPIGGIQFKDRLHVFYSETEVGPITRRLYDELVGIQFGDIVAPKGWITKVE